One region of Camelina sativa cultivar DH55 chromosome 6, Cs, whole genome shotgun sequence genomic DNA includes:
- the LOC104790530 gene encoding 60S ribosomal protein L34-3: MVQRLVYRSRHSYATKSNQHRIVKTPGGKLTYQTTNKRASGPKCPVTGKRIQGIPHLRPAEYKRSRLSRNERTVNRAYGGVLSGVAVRERIVRAFLVEEQKIVKKVLKLQKAKEKTAPKN; this comes from the exons ATGGTTCAACGCCTTGTTTACCGGTCGCGTCACTCTTACGCCACCAAGTCCAACCAGCACCGCATTGTCAAGACTCCTG GTGGGAAATTGACTTACCAGACAACGAATAAGAGAGCTAGTGGACCTAAGTGCCCTGTAACTGGCAAGAGGATCCAAGGA ATTCCACATTTGAGACCTGCTGAGTACAAAAGGTCGAGGTTGTCAAGGAACGAGAGGACAGTGAATCGTGCATATGGTGGTGTTCTATCTGGAGTAGCTGTTAGGGAGAG GATCGTCAGGGCCTTCTTGGTGGAAGAGCAGAAGATTGTGAAGAAGGTTTTGAAGCTTCAAAAGGCAAAGGAGAAAACTGCACcaaagaattag